One window of Saccharopolyspora phatthalungensis genomic DNA carries:
- a CDS encoding universal stress protein — protein MSEVGHEVVVGLDASTASRHAAGWAAREAASRRRPLLLAHVFPRPLLELTRSRRSGESESHEPVQQAMRRELNAVVQQCLQIAPGLEIRTEMLSGDPVEVLAGKSEHAELLVVGSSGIGSADLVLVGSTAAELLAHQTGGPVVITRGGDQTGQESPQVVVVGVDGSPNSVRAVDFAFDFASRHRCRLVAVHAWSDLPLDYALAWDLDHDEAHREASELLSRSLAGCAERHPDVAVREVVTVQRPAQALVEASRGAELLVVGSRGRGPARRAVLGSVSHAVVHAAPCTVAVLRG, from the coding sequence GTGTCGGAAGTTGGTCATGAGGTCGTCGTGGGGCTCGATGCTTCGACGGCGTCCCGCCACGCTGCGGGGTGGGCGGCTCGGGAAGCTGCCAGCAGGCGTCGTCCGCTGCTGCTGGCGCACGTGTTCCCCCGGCCGTTGCTGGAACTCACCCGCTCTCGACGGTCAGGGGAGTCAGAGTCCCACGAGCCCGTTCAACAGGCCATGCGGCGGGAGTTGAACGCGGTCGTGCAACAGTGCCTCCAGATCGCGCCCGGGTTGGAGATACGCACCGAAATGCTCTCCGGCGACCCGGTTGAGGTGCTGGCGGGGAAGTCCGAGCACGCCGAGTTGCTGGTGGTGGGTTCCTCGGGCATCGGCAGCGCGGATCTGGTCCTGGTCGGCTCGACCGCGGCCGAGTTGCTCGCTCACCAGACAGGTGGGCCCGTGGTCATCACCCGCGGCGGCGATCAGACCGGGCAGGAATCCCCGCAGGTTGTGGTCGTGGGCGTGGACGGCTCCCCGAACAGCGTCCGTGCAGTCGACTTCGCATTCGACTTCGCTTCCCGGCATCGTTGCCGTTTGGTCGCTGTGCACGCCTGGAGCGACCTGCCCCTGGATTACGCGCTGGCATGGGATCTCGATCACGATGAGGCGCATCGGGAAGCCTCGGAGCTGTTGTCGCGGTCCTTGGCGGGATGCGCGGAACGCCATCCCGACGTTGCGGTGCGCGAAGTGGTCACGGTCCAGCGCCCGGCGCAAGCGCTCGTCGAGGCTTCGCGGGGCGCGGAATTGCTGGTTGTCGGCAGCCGTGGTCGGGGCCCGGCCCGCCGGGCTGTGCTGGGGTCGGTCAGTCACGCTGTGGTGCACGCCGCGCCGTGCACTGTCGCGGTGCTCCGCGGATGA
- a CDS encoding site-2 protease family protein — protein MRDTIPLGRFAGVRIGLHWSVVGIVVLVAVGLGVYWLPAAFPGHAPLAYALAGIVSAVLLVCSVLVHELAHSVVARRNGVVVEGITLWLLGGVARLRGEARTAGADFRIAVVGPASSAVLALVFGAGDWMAIRLGADELIVAVLGYLAVLNAVVAVFNLVPAAPLDGGRVLRSVLWALSGDRFRAAVWSAWAGRGFGFLLIFAGLAEVLGRSTGGLWLVLVGLFIVNMASAEERQARIGVALAGISVGDVMSSPVETVEAGQSVEDFFRDAVVSHRHSTFPVLDEHEQLRGLVTLQHLRAVPVQARGRTTLGQVACPVEKIAVAEPEEPLALVLPRMTQTSRGRILVCSAGELRGIISPSDIARVLTDHSLTAALPAGADLTWEPDTKPPPPDWWFPGQQRPL, from the coding sequence ATGAGGGACACGATTCCGTTGGGACGGTTCGCCGGGGTGCGGATCGGCTTGCACTGGAGCGTGGTGGGCATCGTCGTACTGGTGGCCGTTGGCCTGGGGGTGTATTGGTTACCGGCCGCCTTTCCCGGACACGCGCCACTTGCTTATGCGCTCGCCGGGATCGTCTCCGCGGTGCTGTTGGTGTGTTCGGTGCTGGTTCATGAGCTCGCGCATTCGGTCGTCGCCCGACGCAACGGGGTCGTGGTGGAGGGCATCACCTTGTGGTTGCTGGGTGGGGTGGCGCGGCTTCGGGGCGAGGCGCGCACTGCTGGAGCCGACTTCCGCATCGCGGTCGTCGGTCCGGCCTCCAGCGCGGTGCTCGCGCTGGTGTTCGGCGCGGGCGATTGGATGGCGATTCGGCTGGGTGCCGATGAGTTGATCGTGGCCGTGCTGGGCTATCTGGCGGTGCTCAACGCCGTGGTGGCGGTGTTCAACCTGGTACCTGCGGCACCGCTGGACGGCGGCCGGGTGTTGCGGTCGGTGTTGTGGGCGTTGAGTGGTGATCGGTTCCGGGCGGCGGTGTGGTCGGCGTGGGCGGGACGCGGCTTCGGGTTCCTGTTGATCTTCGCGGGCCTCGCCGAGGTGCTGGGGCGCAGCACTGGCGGGCTGTGGTTGGTGCTGGTGGGCCTTTTCATCGTCAACATGGCTTCCGCTGAGGAACGCCAGGCCCGCATCGGTGTGGCCCTGGCTGGGATCTCGGTCGGGGACGTGATGTCCAGCCCGGTCGAGACTGTGGAGGCGGGACAGTCGGTGGAAGATTTCTTCCGCGATGCCGTCGTGTCCCATCGGCACTCCACGTTTCCGGTGCTCGACGAGCACGAACAGCTGCGAGGTCTGGTGACCCTCCAGCACCTTCGTGCAGTGCCGGTGCAGGCCCGCGGCCGGACCACGCTCGGGCAGGTGGCCTGCCCCGTGGAGAAGATCGCGGTGGCCGAGCCGGAGGAACCGTTGGCACTCGTGCTGCCTCGCATGACCCAAACCAGCCGGGGCCGAATCCTCGTCTGCAGCGCGGGCGAACTCCGCGGCATCATCTCGCCCTCCGACATCGCCCGCGTCCTGACCGACCACAGCCTCACCGCTGCGCTGCCCGCAGGGGCCGATCTCACCTGGGAGCCCGACACCAAGCCCCCGCCACCGGACTGGTGGTTCCCGGGGCAGCAACGGCCCCTATGA
- a CDS encoding RtcB family protein, which yields MELVPQGRCRWLLPRQGQMRVPGVVFATRSLLPAAVGDRSLDQVVNVACLPGIVDASYAMPDVHWGYGFPIGGVAATDIEDEGVVSPGGVGFDISCGVRLLVSQIHRNDLCGELGELMNALGRMIPRGTGPGGVLPRCSADELDDILVAGAAHLVARGMGTPDDLKRCESGGTMPGAGPEKVSTRARERGARQVGSLGSGNHFAEVQAVDQVLDPATAEAFGLRTGSVCVLVHCGSRGLGHQVCTDYVRLMDTAMHRYGIHVPDRQLACVPVPSAEGESYLAAMAAAANYGMANRQALTHAIREAFAAAGLGELVLLYDVSHNLAKIETHPVDSHLRTLCVHRKGATRAFPPHHPELPADLAPYGQPVLVPGSMGTASYVLVGVEASPAFHSACHGAGRVLSRHAAARHIPIEKLRSEMAAAGILVRGASTRGLVEEAPESYKDVDEVVRACHEAGLAKPVARLVPLGVVKG from the coding sequence GTGGAGCTTGTTCCGCAAGGCCGGTGCCGGTGGCTGCTGCCGCGTCAAGGGCAGATGCGAGTGCCGGGCGTGGTGTTCGCGACCAGGTCGTTGCTGCCCGCTGCCGTCGGCGATCGATCCCTGGATCAAGTGGTGAATGTGGCGTGCCTGCCAGGAATCGTGGACGCCTCATACGCCATGCCGGACGTGCATTGGGGATACGGCTTCCCGATCGGTGGCGTTGCGGCAACCGACATCGAAGACGAGGGCGTCGTTTCCCCGGGCGGAGTAGGCTTCGACATCTCATGCGGCGTCCGCTTGCTGGTCTCGCAGATCCACAGGAACGACCTGTGCGGCGAACTCGGCGAACTGATGAACGCATTGGGACGAATGATCCCACGTGGCACAGGGCCTGGCGGGGTGCTGCCCCGATGCAGCGCCGACGAACTCGATGACATCTTGGTGGCAGGCGCCGCGCACCTGGTAGCCCGTGGCATGGGGACCCCGGATGATCTCAAACGTTGCGAGAGCGGCGGCACGATGCCTGGTGCGGGCCCCGAGAAGGTCAGCACGCGCGCTCGGGAACGCGGCGCGCGGCAGGTCGGCAGCCTCGGCTCGGGCAACCACTTCGCCGAGGTCCAAGCCGTGGACCAGGTCCTGGACCCGGCGACCGCCGAGGCGTTCGGCTTGCGAACCGGTTCCGTGTGCGTCCTGGTGCACTGCGGTTCACGGGGCCTGGGACATCAGGTATGCACTGATTACGTCCGACTGATGGACACCGCCATGCACCGCTACGGCATCCACGTTCCCGACCGCCAACTCGCGTGCGTCCCAGTGCCGTCCGCGGAAGGAGAAAGCTACCTGGCCGCCATGGCCGCAGCGGCCAACTACGGGATGGCCAACCGGCAAGCCCTCACCCATGCGATCAGAGAGGCGTTCGCCGCGGCCGGGCTCGGCGAGTTGGTGTTGCTCTACGACGTCTCGCACAATCTCGCGAAGATCGAGACACATCCGGTCGACAGTCACTTGCGGACCCTGTGCGTGCACCGCAAGGGCGCCACCCGTGCATTCCCACCACACCACCCGGAACTGCCCGCTGACCTCGCACCGTACGGTCAGCCAGTGCTGGTTCCCGGGTCGATGGGCACCGCGTCGTACGTGCTGGTCGGTGTCGAAGCGAGTCCGGCCTTCCATTCCGCCTGTCACGGGGCAGGCCGAGTGCTCAGCAGGCACGCTGCCGCACGCCACATCCCCATCGAAAAACTCCGTAGCGAAATGGCCGCCGCCGGCATCCTCGTACGGGGTGCGTCGACCCGGGGACTTGTGGAAGAAGCGCCGGAATCCTACAAAGACGTCGACGAAGTAGTGCGTGCCTGTCACGAAGCGGGGCTGGCCAAACCGGTGGCGCGGCTGGTCCCCCTCGGCGTTGTCAAAGGATGA
- a CDS encoding DUF1254 domain-containing protein, translating into MSAARQHVWERISGNPVGATAAVTRAANAAGRAAAHAITHPKAVIDQAVRLPRELPTLWRAVAPIVTGHIDDWRREYAYTLGEQAFVYGFPYIYNARIRYNWVTQERDPAVVPYAPVNHFWHAQRLIDATYRDGGCPNNDTLYSLAWVDLSEEPVILSHPDMGDRYFTFELVGITSDNFDYVGQRTTGPRAGHFALVGPGWDGDLPREVRRLQSAPSPWILVLGRTLVSGKEDVPHVRALQRQYRLVPLSQFGKQRPRVPQRRDVLKPIEASEDPLGPWKTLNAMLAENPPPVHHEVLLRQFAEIGVGPGLDVEEQPQAVKDGLMRAAAVGGPMLEQQIFSGDWAHFVNGWRYPPPQMGRFGDDFLKRAADQSLIGITANDPAEAVYLVNFEDAEGNKLTGGGRYELHFDEDHLPPVDAFWSVTVYGEDMNLVPNKADCYSIGDRTPGLTIDSDGGLTLHLQSEPPGGSKDANWLPIPKTGTWFPVLRMYRPHTEVIDARWECPPLTSIPD; encoded by the coding sequence ATGTCTGCTGCGAGGCAGCACGTGTGGGAGCGCATATCCGGCAATCCGGTCGGTGCGACGGCTGCTGTGACGCGTGCGGCCAATGCCGCCGGCAGGGCCGCCGCACACGCGATCACGCACCCCAAAGCAGTGATCGATCAGGCAGTCCGCCTGCCGAGGGAACTTCCGACGCTCTGGCGGGCGGTAGCGCCGATCGTGACGGGCCACATCGACGACTGGCGTCGCGAGTACGCCTACACCCTCGGGGAACAAGCCTTCGTCTACGGCTTTCCCTACATCTACAACGCCCGGATCCGATACAACTGGGTGACGCAGGAACGAGATCCTGCCGTTGTTCCGTATGCACCGGTCAACCATTTCTGGCACGCCCAGCGGCTCATCGACGCAACCTATCGCGACGGCGGTTGCCCCAACAACGACACCCTCTACTCACTGGCGTGGGTCGATCTGAGCGAGGAGCCGGTCATCCTTTCCCATCCCGACATGGGCGACCGGTACTTCACCTTCGAGCTCGTGGGCATCACCTCGGACAACTTCGACTACGTCGGCCAGCGCACCACCGGACCGCGTGCTGGCCATTTCGCTCTGGTGGGGCCTGGCTGGGACGGTGACCTCCCCCGCGAGGTGCGGCGGCTGCAGAGCGCTCCGAGCCCGTGGATCCTCGTCCTCGGCCGGACACTGGTGAGCGGAAAGGAAGATGTGCCGCATGTTCGAGCGCTCCAGCGGCAGTACCGCCTGGTTCCGCTCAGCCAGTTCGGCAAGCAGCGCCCAAGAGTTCCGCAACGGCGTGACGTGCTCAAACCGATTGAAGCGTCCGAAGATCCCCTGGGGCCGTGGAAGACGCTCAACGCGATGCTCGCCGAAAATCCCCCACCGGTTCACCACGAGGTTCTGCTCAGGCAGTTCGCGGAAATCGGCGTGGGGCCCGGCCTGGATGTGGAGGAACAACCGCAGGCGGTCAAGGATGGGTTGATGCGTGCCGCCGCCGTGGGAGGCCCGATGCTGGAGCAGCAGATCTTCAGCGGGGACTGGGCGCACTTCGTCAACGGATGGCGCTATCCCCCACCGCAGATGGGCCGCTTCGGCGACGACTTCCTCAAGCGCGCAGCCGACCAGTCCTTGATCGGCATCACCGCCAACGATCCTGCCGAGGCCGTCTACCTGGTCAACTTCGAAGACGCCGAGGGCAACAAACTCACCGGCGGCGGACGCTACGAGCTCCACTTCGACGAGGACCACCTGCCTCCGGTGGACGCGTTCTGGTCGGTGACGGTCTACGGAGAGGACATGAACCTCGTGCCCAACAAGGCCGACTGCTACTCAATCGGCGACCGGACCCCAGGGCTGACCATCGACTCGGACGGTGGCCTGACGCTGCACCTGCAGTCCGAGCCGCCTGGCGGGAGCAAGGACGCCAACTGGCTGCCCATCCCCAAGACGGGCACCTGGTTCCCAGTCCTCCGGATGTACCGGCCCCACACCGAAGTGATCGACGCCAGGTGGGAGTGCCCACCGCTCACTAGCATCCCCGACTAG
- a CDS encoding universal stress protein translates to MAAAKQPVVAGVDGSDQSLRAALWAADEAVHRQAALDLVIVVDEPARTPEAGKMVQKAAERCSNTSPALAITEEVVVGHPVEELVRRSRQARMIVVGSRGRGGFSTALLGSVSTAVAMHAECPVIVVRGEDATTGPVVVGVDDSPASQAALQFAFAAAAQRKTELVAMQVWHEKGLLAAAVPAADRDQIQSRIERSLSKQVARLTKAHTDVRIHTLAQRGHPVAALADASRDAQLLVVGHRGGGGFSGLFLGSVAAGILHYAPCPVAVVRPSQPDQQ, encoded by the coding sequence ATGGCGGCAGCGAAACAGCCGGTCGTCGCGGGCGTTGATGGCTCCGATCAGTCCTTGCGGGCAGCGTTGTGGGCTGCGGACGAAGCGGTCCACCGTCAAGCGGCTTTGGATCTCGTCATCGTCGTCGACGAACCGGCACGCACCCCCGAGGCCGGGAAGATGGTGCAAAAGGCCGCCGAGCGGTGCAGCAACACATCACCGGCGCTGGCCATCACCGAAGAGGTCGTGGTCGGTCACCCCGTCGAAGAGCTGGTGCGCCGCTCCAGGCAGGCGCGGATGATCGTCGTGGGCTCACGCGGGCGCGGTGGCTTCTCGACCGCGCTGCTGGGCTCGGTCAGCACCGCCGTGGCCATGCATGCCGAGTGCCCGGTGATCGTGGTGCGCGGCGAGGACGCAACCACCGGCCCCGTCGTCGTGGGAGTCGACGACTCCCCGGCCAGCCAGGCTGCGTTGCAGTTCGCCTTCGCCGCTGCAGCCCAGCGCAAGACCGAGTTGGTCGCAATGCAGGTGTGGCACGAGAAGGGCTTGCTCGCCGCTGCCGTACCTGCGGCCGATCGGGATCAGATCCAGTCGCGCATTGAGCGTTCTCTCAGCAAGCAGGTTGCTCGCTTGACCAAGGCGCACACCGACGTCCGGATTCATACACTGGCCCAACGCGGCCACCCCGTCGCCGCCCTGGCAGACGCGTCCCGCGACGCACAGCTACTGGTTGTCGGCCACCGGGGAGGCGGCGGATTCAGCGGCCTGTTCCTGGGTTCTGTAGCCGCCGGCATTCTGCACTACGCTCCGTGCCCCGTGGCGGTGGTTCGCCCCAGCCAACCCGACCAGCAGTAA
- a CDS encoding universal stress protein, producing MTTPDVVVGVDGSDQALTAAAWAVAEAELRHAQVRVVLVNNDPARDEELWASIEDVVDRLATEHPNVGVCSEIARGHPAGELVRRSADAQLIVVGSRGRSAWSGSLLGSVSTKVATHAHCPVVVVRDHLLSGPVVVGLDNSSHSRAALRFAFDEAAAHETDLVAMQVWRDTRHGPVVPPLDEEVTELRDEARRGLAEQLAGWNEEYPDVGVREIARRGNPVTELTDAARDAQLLVVGHQGSGGFSGLLLGSVATGVLYHAHCPVAVVRGATPSRQH from the coding sequence ATGACGACACCGGATGTAGTGGTCGGCGTTGACGGCTCCGACCAAGCGTTGACCGCGGCTGCGTGGGCGGTTGCCGAGGCCGAACTGCGACACGCACAGGTTCGCGTCGTTTTGGTCAACAATGATCCCGCGCGCGATGAGGAGCTCTGGGCATCGATTGAGGACGTGGTAGATCGATTGGCCACCGAGCATCCGAACGTGGGGGTCTGCTCGGAGATCGCGCGGGGCCACCCTGCAGGTGAGCTGGTGCGCCGTTCCGCAGACGCGCAACTGATAGTCGTCGGCTCTCGCGGGCGCAGCGCATGGTCCGGTTCCCTGCTGGGCTCGGTGAGCACCAAGGTCGCCACCCATGCCCACTGCCCGGTGGTGGTAGTGCGCGACCACCTGCTCAGCGGTCCGGTGGTGGTTGGCCTGGACAACTCGTCCCACAGTCGGGCCGCCCTGCGGTTCGCCTTTGACGAGGCTGCGGCGCACGAGACCGATCTGGTGGCGATGCAGGTCTGGCGGGACACCAGGCACGGCCCCGTCGTTCCCCCGCTGGACGAGGAAGTGACCGAATTACGCGACGAGGCGCGGCGCGGGCTCGCCGAGCAGCTCGCCGGCTGGAATGAGGAGTATCCAGATGTCGGCGTCCGCGAGATCGCCCGACGCGGGAATCCGGTCACCGAACTGACCGATGCCGCCCGTGACGCCCAGCTCTTGGTTGTCGGGCACCAGGGGTCCGGCGGATTCTCCGGGCTGCTGCTGGGCTCAGTGGCCACCGGCGTGCTCTATCACGCTCACTGCCCGGTAGCCGTGGTCCGCGGTGCAACCCCATCAAGGCAACACTGA
- a CDS encoding universal stress protein, translating into MTESVRPMMAGVDGSQQSSRAASWVAADARRRLRPLHLVLVTNDPAPPPTLSRPCAISRKPPGESPGVTVTEEASGHPAAILIDSDDDTGCSGRR; encoded by the coding sequence ATGACGGAATCAGTTCGTCCCATGATGGCGGGAGTCGACGGCTCCCAGCAGTCGTCCCGCGCCGCCTCGTGGGTCGCAGCCGACGCACGCCGACGGCTGCGACCCCTGCACCTCGTGCTCGTCACCAATGACCCGGCACCCCCGCCGACGCTGAGCAGACCCTGCGCGATCTCACGGAAGCCGCCTGGGGAGTCACCGGGAGTAACAGTGACCGAGGAGGCCTCGGGACACCCCGCCGCGATCCTCATCGATTCGGATGACGACACCGGATGTAGTGGTCGGCGTTGA